In one window of Romboutsia hominis DNA:
- a CDS encoding acyltransferase family protein yields MRDEKLDIYRGLIMMYIIGFIHTLYWFPNFGTKIKSFFLFEMAVVFFITGASYSLSNKKSYGKYIISRIPRILIPYFIFIIFLVFIEYVANILGTTITYLSFKEFVISSFNVFKEPSVTLEFITWHLWFIPVYLILVPFIPVMYNLYNALGNKFKYIPMILISCLIVYMHNIDNLKLFKNVIFYAFWIYGGFFYNKLKEIKISKLLNLAIITLMSAILIYLISKDQFVMDMQKNKFPPNFIFLIYTIIAFNLLYILRDYILNIGKTKYINRLVNQYSTYGFTLYLYHPFTYLLVRPIYIYLFDISGNIIYKIIMVLINTVLVIYLNLIFAKVFGKFENIKILIKGVQNDKKNLYEI; encoded by the coding sequence ATGAGGGATGAAAAATTAGATATATATAGGGGTTTAATTATGATGTATATCATTGGATTTATACATACATTATATTGGTTTCCGAATTTTGGAACTAAAATTAAATCCTTCTTTCTTTTTGAGATGGCAGTTGTATTTTTTATAACTGGAGCAAGTTATTCATTAAGTAATAAAAAATCATATGGTAAATATATTATTTCAAGGATACCTAGAATATTAATACCATATTTTATATTTATAATATTTCTAGTATTTATAGAATATGTAGCTAATATTCTTGGTACGACTATTACATATTTAAGTTTTAAGGAGTTTGTTATAAGTAGCTTTAATGTATTTAAAGAACCTAGTGTTACATTGGAATTTATTACATGGCATCTATGGTTTATACCAGTATACTTAATTTTAGTTCCATTTATACCGGTTATGTACAATTTATATAATGCATTAGGTAATAAATTTAAATATATACCTATGATTTTAATATCTTGTCTTATAGTATATATGCATAATATAGATAATCTTAAACTTTTTAAAAATGTTATATTCTATGCATTCTGGATATATGGAGGATTTTTTTATAATAAACTAAAAGAAATAAAAATAAGTAAATTATTAAATTTAGCAATAATAACTTTGATGAGTGCAATATTAATTTATTTGATTTCTAAAGACCAGTTTGTTATGGATATGCAAAAAAACAAGTTTCCTCCAAACTTTATATTTTTAATATATACGATTATAGCATTTAATTTATTATATATCTTAAGAGATTATATTTTAAATATAGGCAAAACAAAATATATAAATAGGTTAGTAAATCAATATTCCACTTATGGTTTTACATTATACTTATATCACCCGTTTACATATTTATTGGTTAGGCCAATATATATATATTTATTTGATATAAGTGGAAATATTATTTATAAAATTATAATGGTGCTAATAAATACGGTTTTAGTTATATATCTTAATTTAATATTCGCAAAGGTTTTTGGTAAGTTTGAAAATATTAAAATTTTAATAAAGGGGGTACAAAATGATAAGAAAAATTTATATGAAATATAA
- a CDS encoding DUF6080 domain-containing protein: MIRKIYMKYKEELIIFLIVATIYTLISGIFFYKTTILYETKNTFDVILDSDSGVLFERNIFVENKDNNKHILFSKIVSIIAYPIFVISQFLSSKIGIRVDYLYGIGLTLLQIAVSSISITLIFSYLKSLKLNKTTLYTIMGIFLFSFPQLFMSLSIERFIYAQLSIILFIYLVYKNKNKENYLLDLAAIPLFGITVSNIYIYVLNLIIKYKTQFKKYIKHLTVFALTSYIAIITTNSISLLNTVTGIKDNTPYVFNGTWIEKIKMILFRLLYPSIYFPGNEITTYGVNGINYKMMQTDNINIIYFVMFMIILCLCIASIIINRKDDIVKLSAGIILFNIFMHGIVGFNLINANIMTIHFGFAIIILLAHFCKNIKSENIKSVNLFLIIVLTTVILSNGQGFIKIFNLGVQMLPRL; this comes from the coding sequence ATGATAAGAAAAATTTATATGAAATATAAAGAAGAGTTGATTATATTTCTTATTGTGGCAACAATATACACTTTAATATCAGGTATATTTTTTTATAAAACAACTATACTTTATGAAACGAAAAATACATTTGATGTTATATTAGATTCAGATTCAGGAGTTTTATTTGAACGAAATATATTTGTTGAAAATAAAGATAATAACAAGCATATTCTTTTTTCAAAAATAGTTTCTATTATAGCATATCCAATATTTGTTATAAGCCAATTTTTATCTTCAAAGATAGGCATAAGGGTTGATTATTTATATGGTATAGGATTGACATTATTACAGATAGCAGTTAGTTCTATATCTATAACTTTAATTTTCAGCTACTTAAAATCATTAAAACTAAATAAAACAACACTTTATACAATAATGGGTATATTCTTATTTTCATTTCCACAGTTATTTATGAGTCTTAGTATAGAAAGATTTATATATGCTCAATTATCTATAATATTATTTATATATTTAGTTTATAAAAATAAAAATAAAGAAAATTACTTATTAGATTTAGCCGCAATACCATTATTTGGAATAACTGTTAGTAATATATATATATACGTATTAAATTTAATTATTAAATACAAAACTCAATTTAAAAAATATATAAAACATTTAACAGTTTTTGCTTTAACATCATATATAGCTATAATAACGACTAATTCTATATCACTATTAAATACAGTGACAGGAATAAAAGACAATACACCGTATGTATTCAATGGAACTTGGATTGAAAAAATAAAAATGATATTATTTAGGCTTTTATACCCAAGTATTTATTTTCCTGGAAACGAAATAACAACTTATGGAGTAAATGGGATTAATTATAAGATGATGCAAACTGACAATATAAATATCATATATTTTGTAATGTTTATGATTATATTATGTTTATGTATAGCATCTATTATTATTAATAGAAAAGACGATATAGTTAAGCTAAGTGCTGGTATAATACTATTTAATATTTTTATGCATGGAATTGTTGGATTTAATTTAATAAATGCTAATATAATGACTATACATTTTGGTTTTGCAATAATAATATTATTAGCACATTTTTGTAAAAATATTAAAAGTGAAAATATAAAAAGTGTAAATTTATTTTTAATTATAGTTTTGACTACAGTGATATTAAGTAATGGGCAAGGTTTTATAAAAATATTTAACTTAGGTGTACAAATGTTACCTAGACTATAA
- a CDS encoding glucosyltransferase domain-containing protein, giving the protein MSTIINKIKNTEKIDFRKICSKISNVEKVAFITVMVLGLLTHIFMFVNVLPNWDSMYNFKGDKIWIHMGRWFLNESQKLSSIVDIPWVIGMLSLVFIGITCAIIVNVLEIKKMSSAIAISAIIVTFPVVTSTFSYMFLADGYMMGMMLSALAVFITKKYKRGYIVAGVMLAFAIGIYQVNLGFAVLLSLLVIMLKVFNKDEDIVDNIKYAIRFVIMALIGMVLYFIILKVFIFILHRGLGSYQGADQGFSINKQSILNILTEFKNLPKVVTGGYDASFSSLILLLFVFAGIMLLYLIKLNKIYKDILKLILVLIALVSIPFITGFAYFISEGTAYHMVMRMSWSLLFVAIITLNEKISIKKGINNLLQQIVYSLPLVITWIIIWNFILVANISYLNMHQRYEKEYSLAVRVVDRLEMSEEYNPSTPVLFAGSPYTHNTPGNYSEYIGHVTGTDGNSIFFSDYHFNQFIKYYIGLNLNSVSDKKANEIMNSEEYKSMKSFPNKECIKKIDDVVVVKFS; this is encoded by the coding sequence ATGAGTACGATTATCAACAAAATAAAAAATACTGAAAAAATTGATTTTAGAAAAATATGCTCTAAAATTTCAAATGTAGAAAAAGTAGCATTTATAACAGTGATGGTTTTAGGATTATTGACTCATATATTTATGTTCGTCAATGTATTGCCAAACTGGGATAGTATGTATAACTTCAAAGGAGACAAAATTTGGATACATATGGGAAGATGGTTTTTAAATGAATCTCAAAAATTATCTTCTATAGTAGATATACCATGGGTAATAGGAATGTTATCTTTAGTATTTATAGGTATAACATGTGCTATAATTGTGAACGTCTTAGAAATAAAAAAGATGTCTAGTGCAATAGCCATATCAGCTATTATCGTAACATTTCCTGTAGTCACAAGTACATTTTCATATATGTTTTTAGCCGATGGATATATGATGGGGATGATGTTATCGGCACTAGCTGTATTTATAACTAAAAAATATAAAAGAGGATATATTGTTGCAGGAGTTATGTTAGCATTTGCAATAGGAATATACCAAGTTAATTTAGGATTTGCTGTACTTTTATCATTATTAGTTATTATGTTAAAAGTATTTAATAAGGATGAAGATATTGTAGACAACATAAAGTATGCTATAAGATTTGTAATTATGGCACTTATTGGAATGGTTCTATATTTTATTATTTTAAAAGTATTTATTTTTATACTACACAGAGGTCTTGGTTCTTATCAAGGAGCAGATCAAGGATTTTCTATTAATAAACAATCTATATTAAACATATTAACGGAATTTAAAAATTTACCTAAAGTTGTGACAGGTGGATATGACGCTTCATTTTCTAGTCTAATATTATTGTTATTTGTTTTTGCAGGAATTATGTTATTATATTTAATTAAATTAAATAAGATTTATAAAGATATATTAAAGTTAATATTAGTCTTAATTGCATTAGTTAGTATTCCTTTTATTACTGGATTTGCATATTTTATTTCAGAGGGTACGGCATATCATATGGTTATGAGGATGTCTTGGTCACTTTTATTTGTAGCTATAATTACCTTAAATGAAAAAATATCGATTAAAAAAGGTATAAATAATTTGTTACAACAAATAGTTTATAGTTTACCATTAGTTATTACTTGGATAATCATTTGGAACTTTATATTAGTTGCTAATATATCATACTTAAATATGCATCAAAGATATGAAAAAGAGTATTCATTAGCAGTAAGGGTGGTTGATAGATTAGAGATGAGCGAAGAATATAATCCCTCTACTCCAGTACTATTTGCAGGAAGTCCTTATACTCATAATACACCTGGTAATTACAGTGAGTATATTGGACATGTTACAGGGACAGATGGCAATAGCATATTCTTTTCAGATTACCATTTTAACCAATTTATTAAGTATTACATAGGTCTTAATCTAAATTCTGTTAGTGATAAAAAGGCAAATGAAATAATGAATTCAGAAGAATATAAAAGTATGAAGTCATTCCCTAACAAAGAGTGTATAAAGAAAATTGATGATGTAGTTGTGGTTAAATTTAGTTAA